Proteins encoded by one window of Polaribacter haliotis:
- a CDS encoding GNAT family N-acetyltransferase, whose amino-acid sequence MIHFKNTYIPLTKQSYSTEEYSIVPIRFEDRFKIMEWRNEQIYHLRQDSPLTKDRQENYFNNVVTKLFDENKPEQILFSYLRNNQCIGYGGLVHINWIDKNAEISFVLKTKLETKEFHIHWRNFLKLIEKIAFNELEFHKIYTYAFDLRPHLYEVLEKSKYTKEAVLKEHCFFNQKYLDVIIHSKINTSFVMMEAELTHAKLLFDWVNDETVRDNSLDSDLIFWENHVNWLTKNIKSKKNKIFIFLINEAPIGQVRLDLINNVWLIDYSVDKNHRGMGYGTKMLKEIINISSYKQFKAEVKKQNIASLKVFKKLGFIEKINNKEDIIEFYIKK is encoded by the coding sequence ATGATACATTTTAAAAATACATATATACCATTAACAAAACAATCCTATTCTACAGAAGAATACTCAATTGTTCCAATACGTTTCGAGGATCGTTTTAAAATAATGGAATGGCGAAATGAGCAGATATATCATCTTCGACAGGATTCTCCATTAACAAAAGATCGTCAAGAAAATTATTTTAACAATGTTGTTACAAAATTATTTGATGAAAATAAACCAGAGCAAATCTTGTTTTCCTATTTAAGAAATAACCAATGTATTGGTTATGGAGGATTGGTTCACATAAACTGGATTGACAAAAATGCTGAAATTTCTTTCGTACTCAAAACCAAACTTGAAACTAAGGAGTTTCATATACATTGGCGCAATTTTTTAAAATTAATTGAAAAAATAGCTTTCAATGAATTAGAATTTCATAAAATATATACTTATGCATTTGATTTAAGGCCACATCTATATGAAGTTCTGGAGAAAAGTAAATATACAAAAGAGGCCGTTTTAAAAGAACACTGTTTTTTTAATCAAAAATATTTGGATGTTATTATTCATTCTAAAATTAATACATCATTTGTGATGATGGAAGCAGAATTAACTCACGCTAAATTACTTTTTGATTGGGTTAATGATGAAACAGTAAGAGATAACTCATTGGACAGTGATCTTATATTTTGGGAAAATCATGTAAATTGGTTAACGAAAAACATTAAAAGTAAAAAAAATAAAATTTTTATTTTTTTAATTAATGAAGCTCCAATTGGTCAAGTAAGATTAGATTTAATAAATAACGTTTGGTTAATAGATTATTCAGTAGATAAGAATCACAGAGGAATGGGATATGGAACAAAAATGCTTAAAGAAATAATTAATATAAGTTCCTATAAACAATTTAAAGCAGAAGTTAAAAAGCAAAATATTGCTTCACTAAAAGTATTTAAAAAACTTGGGTTTATTGAGAAAATAAATAATAAAGAAGATATAATAGAATTTTATATTAAAAAATGA
- a CDS encoding cytidylyltransferase domain-containing protein: MDNLVNIKPHIIIQARMGSTRLPSKVMMPINNIPMIGYQLDRLLNTGFPIVLATSNNSNNNGLVEYAKKKGIQVIRGSEKNVLQRYYKAAKLNKATDVIRITGDNPLVDGYFIKEQLNSFRPSTRRYYFYEGQQKKLPLGMSFELFSFELLEEAYFKAGLESEREHVTPYMHQNFPGNIEILEFQNHLNFPDARLTVDTAEDFELIKRLIVDYDSHLKSTKEIIDILKSNNALMKINNDIVQKKWTE; encoded by the coding sequence ATGGACAATTTGGTAAATATAAAACCTCATATTATTATTCAAGCAAGAATGGGAAGTACACGACTTCCTAGTAAAGTTATGATGCCTATTAACAATATTCCTATGATTGGTTATCAATTAGATAGACTTTTGAATACTGGTTTTCCAATTGTTCTTGCTACTTCAAATAATTCGAATAATAATGGGTTAGTGGAATATGCAAAAAAGAAAGGGATTCAAGTTATACGAGGCAGTGAAAAAAATGTACTACAGAGGTATTATAAAGCAGCTAAATTAAACAAAGCTACTGATGTAATTAGAATAACAGGAGATAATCCTCTTGTCGATGGTTATTTTATAAAAGAGCAACTAAATAGTTTTAGACCAAGTACCAGAAGATATTATTTTTATGAAGGACAACAAAAAAAATTACCATTAGGTATGTCTTTTGAGTTGTTTTCTTTTGAATTATTAGAGGAAGCTTACTTTAAGGCAGGATTAGAGTCTGAAAGAGAACACGTTACTCCATATATGCATCAGAATTTTCCAGGAAATATTGAGATTTTAGAATTTCAAAACCATTTAAACTTTCCAGATGCTCGCTTAACAGTAGATACAGCAGAAGATTTTGAACTTATAAAAAGGTTGATTGTAGATTATGATAGTCATCTAAAAAGCACTAAAGAGATTATAGATATTCTAAAATCTAACAACGCCTTAATGAAAATAAATAATGATATAGTTCAAAAAAAATGGACTGAATGA
- a CDS encoding SDR family oxidoreductase, whose product MNNLFNLENKVVIVTGGYGYLGVGIVKSLLSFGAIVYVAGRTKDKFINKFKNENNNKLFFIEIDIMKLESIENCFEKVYKKHERIDVLINNAHSAKGNSQENMPDEDFLYTLDGVLGSVHKAIKSIIPYMKKQQFGKIINIASMYGLVSPDFRIYKGKDCEKYTNPPHYGAAKAGVKQLTKYYAVLLGSSNIQVNAIAPGPFPSLIVQQENPNFVNRLKEKNPLNRIGVPEDLSGSIILLSTNASDFITGQTLQIDGGWTIW is encoded by the coding sequence ATGAATAATTTATTTAATTTAGAAAATAAAGTAGTAATAGTAACCGGAGGTTATGGATATTTGGGAGTAGGAATTGTAAAATCTTTACTTAGTTTTGGTGCTATAGTTTACGTTGCAGGAAGAACTAAAGATAAGTTCATCAATAAATTTAAAAACGAAAACAATAACAAGCTTTTTTTTATTGAAATAGATATAATGAAATTAGAAAGTATTGAAAATTGTTTTGAAAAAGTATATAAAAAACACGAGAGAATTGATGTTTTAATTAATAATGCTCATAGTGCTAAAGGAAATTCACAGGAGAATATGCCAGATGAGGACTTCCTTTATACTTTAGACGGTGTTTTAGGCTCGGTTCATAAGGCAATTAAATCAATCATTCCATATATGAAAAAGCAACAATTTGGAAAAATAATTAATATAGCATCAATGTATGGTTTGGTAAGTCCAGATTTTAGAATTTACAAAGGTAAAGATTGCGAAAAATATACTAATCCACCACATTATGGAGCTGCCAAGGCTGGCGTTAAGCAGTTAACAAAATACTATGCAGTACTTTTAGGTTCATCTAATATTCAAGTGAATGCAATCGCACCTGGTCCATTTCCTAGTTTAATCGTTCAACAAGAAAACCCTAATTTCGTAAATAGGCTTAAAGAGAAGAATCCTTTAAATAGAATTGGTGTTCCAGAAGATTTATCTGGTTCTATAATATTACTTTCAACTAATGCTTCAGACTTTATTACAGGACAAACATTACAAATAGACGGAGGATGGACAATTTGGTAA
- a CDS encoding aldo/keto reductase: MINIKKIGIGTVQFGLNYGISNKKGKTKVEEINQILETAREKGVETIDTASAYGNAEELLGNYNLDEFKIISKFMPSEKGDSISNQFNNTLKKLKLSSIYAYLAHRPMSIIKNPEQWKELQQFKSDGKVQKIGFSLNEPEEINELLKKGFIPDLIQVPYNYFDRRFEEIMINLSGRGCEIHSRSTFLQGLFFMDVNKLAPFFDEVKPNLKLLNNNKTLPKSLLSFVTNKNFINKVIIGVENNNQLKDNLNNSIEIEELEDLNFDFSKKIMMPMFWPK; this comes from the coding sequence ATGATTAACATTAAAAAAATAGGAATTGGTACTGTACAATTTGGTTTAAATTATGGTATTTCTAACAAAAAAGGAAAAACCAAAGTTGAAGAAATTAATCAAATTTTAGAAACGGCTAGAGAAAAAGGAGTAGAAACTATAGATACAGCTTCTGCTTATGGAAATGCAGAAGAGTTATTGGGTAATTACAATTTAGATGAATTTAAAATTATATCGAAATTTATGCCCTCTGAAAAAGGGGATTCCATTTCAAACCAATTTAACAATACCTTAAAAAAATTAAAATTAAGCTCTATATATGCCTATTTAGCTCATAGACCAATGAGTATTATAAAAAATCCTGAGCAATGGAAAGAATTACAGCAGTTTAAATCTGATGGAAAAGTTCAAAAGATAGGTTTTTCCTTAAATGAACCTGAAGAAATTAATGAACTTTTAAAAAAAGGATTTATACCTGATTTAATTCAAGTACCCTATAATTATTTTGACAGAAGATTTGAAGAAATCATGATTAATCTTAGTGGTAGAGGTTGTGAGATACACTCTAGATCAACGTTTCTACAAGGTTTATTTTTTATGGACGTTAACAAATTAGCACCTTTTTTTGATGAAGTTAAACCTAATTTAAAGTTATTAAATAATAATAAAACATTACCTAAATCTTTGTTAAGTTTTGTTACAAATAAAAATTTTATTAATAAAGTTATTATAGGAGTTGAAAATAACAACCAATTAAAAGATAATCTTAATAACTCTATTGAAATAGAAGAGCTTGAAGACTTGAATTTTGATTTTTCAAAAAAAATAATGATGCCAATGTTTTGGCCAAAATAA
- the pseC gene encoding UDP-4-amino-4,6-dideoxy-N-acetyl-beta-L-altrosamine transaminase gives MKAIPYGRQNIDQNDIDAVVETLTSDFLTQGPKVKEFEERFAAYVGAKYAVAVNNATSGLHLAVLALDLKKGERVITTPITFAASANCIKYAEGEVWFADIDSKSYLLSLKKTKELIESKPRGFFKGIIPVDFAGLPVNLEAFRELANEHDLWIIEDAAHSPGGYFIDSKGNKQMCGNGKYADIAVFSFHPVKHIACGEGGMITTNSEILYKKLSLLRTHGITKENMIENHGGWFYEMQELGYNYRLTDIQSALGITQLLKNNEGVKRRNEIAINYKVALKGKVKYQNLPDGYLNAHHLFVIEVENRKELYDFLRAKNIFAQIHYIPVHNLPYYKEIGYEDADLNNSENYYSKCISLPMYPTLTNEEQQFVIEKVLEFIDD, from the coding sequence ATGAAAGCTATACCTTACGGAAGACAAAATATTGATCAAAACGACATTGATGCTGTTGTGGAAACTTTAACATCAGATTTTTTAACCCAAGGGCCAAAAGTTAAAGAATTCGAAGAAAGGTTTGCAGCATATGTTGGTGCTAAATATGCTGTTGCCGTAAATAATGCTACATCAGGCTTACATTTAGCAGTTTTAGCCTTAGATTTAAAAAAAGGGGAACGTGTTATTACAACTCCAATAACTTTTGCTGCATCTGCTAATTGTATTAAATATGCAGAAGGAGAGGTCTGGTTTGCGGATATAGATTCTAAATCCTATCTATTATCATTAAAAAAAACAAAGGAACTCATAGAAAGTAAACCAAGAGGTTTTTTCAAAGGAATTATTCCTGTAGATTTTGCAGGTTTACCGGTTAATTTAGAAGCCTTTAGAGAACTTGCAAATGAACATGATTTATGGATTATAGAAGATGCAGCTCATTCACCTGGAGGGTATTTTATAGATTCAAAAGGTAATAAACAAATGTGTGGAAATGGAAAATACGCAGATATTGCTGTCTTTTCATTTCATCCAGTAAAACATATTGCATGTGGCGAAGGAGGTATGATTACTACTAATTCAGAAATATTATATAAGAAGCTTTCATTATTAAGAACTCACGGTATTACTAAAGAAAATATGATAGAAAATCATGGGGGATGGTTTTACGAGATGCAAGAGCTAGGTTATAATTATAGATTAACCGATATTCAATCTGCCTTAGGCATAACGCAACTTTTAAAGAATAATGAAGGAGTTAAAAGAAGAAATGAAATAGCAATTAATTATAAAGTAGCTTTGAAAGGAAAGGTTAAATATCAAAATTTACCTGATGGATATCTTAATGCACATCATCTTTTTGTAATTGAAGTTGAGAACAGAAAAGAATTATACGATTTCTTAAGAGCAAAAAATATTTTTGCACAAATACATTACATCCCTGTTCATAATTTGCCTTATTATAAGGAAATAGGTTACGAAGATGCAGATCTAAATAATTCAGAGAATTATTATTCAAAATGTATTAGTTTACCTATGTACCCAACTTTAACGAATGAAGAGCAACAATTTGTTATAGAAAAAGTATTAGAGTTTATAGATGATTAA
- the pseB gene encoding UDP-N-acetylglucosamine 4,6-dehydratase (inverting), translating into MNLDLSNKSILITGGTGSFGKMFTKLILERNPNIKRLVIFSRDEQKHFQMSQEFSENEYPQIRYFIGDVRDSKRLETAFEDIDIVIHAAAMKHVHLAEYNPMECVKTNINGAENVINAALKSGVKNVVALSTDKAAAPINLYGATKLASDKLFIAANNIKGKRDIKFSVVRYGNVMGSNGSVMPFFLNKKKKGDSFLPITDDKMTRFNISLEDGCEMVFYAIVNAWGGEVFVPKIPSYRIPDVAEAIAPELKQKTVGIRPGEKLHEEMITSSDSYNTVDLGKYYAILPQKSPYSKYSKEDYKEAFNGTDVPEGFSYDSGNNSEWETVESLRALVKLHVDSNFKI; encoded by the coding sequence ATGAATTTAGATTTAAGTAATAAGTCAATTTTGATAACCGGTGGAACTGGTTCTTTTGGAAAAATGTTCACAAAATTAATTTTGGAAAGAAATCCTAATATAAAAAGATTAGTAATCTTCTCCAGAGATGAACAGAAACATTTTCAAATGTCACAAGAGTTTTCTGAAAATGAATATCCACAAATAAGATATTTTATTGGAGACGTAAGAGATTCTAAAAGATTAGAAACAGCATTTGAAGATATTGATATTGTAATTCATGCAGCAGCGATGAAACATGTTCATTTAGCAGAATACAACCCTATGGAATGTGTAAAAACAAATATTAATGGTGCAGAAAATGTTATTAATGCAGCTCTTAAAAGTGGTGTTAAAAATGTTGTAGCTTTATCTACTGATAAAGCAGCCGCTCCAATTAATTTATATGGAGCGACTAAATTAGCTTCAGATAAACTTTTTATTGCTGCAAATAACATTAAAGGTAAAAGAGATATTAAATTTTCTGTGGTAAGGTATGGAAATGTCATGGGATCCAACGGTTCTGTTATGCCTTTTTTCTTAAATAAAAAGAAAAAAGGAGACTCTTTTTTACCTATAACAGACGATAAAATGACAAGGTTTAATATTTCTTTAGAAGACGGATGTGAAATGGTTTTTTATGCAATTGTAAACGCTTGGGGTGGTGAGGTCTTTGTTCCAAAGATTCCTTCATATAGAATACCAGATGTAGCAGAAGCTATTGCACCTGAATTAAAACAAAAAACAGTTGGAATTAGACCAGGAGAAAAGTTACATGAAGAAATGATTACATCATCAGATTCTTATAATACAGTTGATTTAGGTAAGTACTACGCTATTTTACCTCAAAAATCACCATATTCAAAATATTCGAAAGAAGATTATAAAGAAGCATTTAATGGCACTGACGTTCCAGAAGGTTTTTCTTATGATTCTGGGAATAATAGTGAATGGGAAACTGTTGAAAGTTTAAGAGCGTTAGTGAAATTACACGTCGATTCTAATTTTAAAATATAA